In the genome of Labrus mixtus chromosome 21, fLabMix1.1, whole genome shotgun sequence, one region contains:
- the LOC132955766 gene encoding uncharacterized protein LOC132955766, which translates to MSDEKFKMALALSALGLLLVEQEKKRRRRPVRRKRTKWVNAWILQRQDRGAFPNLCREPERNETSDIKEFARLFPVQFHMLKELINPIIRRQNTNYRDCISVGERLMITLRFLATGESFRSLSYQFRVGLSTIRQLVPETCAAIYKVLKDKYLKCPDTVEEWQQVADGFQAQWNFPNCLGALDGKHVNIRPPPGTRSTCYNYKHTCSIVLMALVDSSYRFLYVDVGSNGRISDGGVFGGWTLQDALENRTSNIPAPAPLPASDTPAPFCIVADEAFPLKEYLMKPYLNRKLSVEQRIFNYRLSRARRVVENAFGILSNRFRVFQTTINIQDTAKVEDITLACCALHNFLQTESCDLYMTGIVDQEGADHDTIPGSWRQEPELRQASLPHTTNATTRAKQHRDELCRYFNSDPGAVPFQWGKI; encoded by the exons atgtctgacgaaaagtttaaaatggcgctggcgttgtcagccctggGTCTTTTGTTAGTGgaacaagaaaagaagaggcggaggagaccaGTAAGGAGAAAGCGCACTAAATGGGTGAacgcatggatactacagcggcaggATCGAGGGGCTTTCccgaacctgtgtcgagagccggagagaaatgaaacctccgatATTAAAGAGTTTGCTCGGCTCTTTCCTGTTCAGTTCCACATGttaaaggaactgatcaatccAATCATTAGGAGGCAAAACACGAACTACCGGGATTGTATCTCCGTCGGGGAACGTCTGATGATAACACTGCGCTTCTTGGCAACAG gGGAAAGCTTCAGGAGCCTTTCCTATCAGTTCCGAGTTGGATTATCAACAATTCGCCAATTGGTTCCTGAAACCTGTGCAGCAATCTACAaggttttaaaagacaaataccTGAAG tgcCCAGACACAGTCGAAGAGTGGCAGCAAGTAGCCGATGGATTCCAGGCTCAGTGGAACTTCCCAAACTGCCTCGGCGCTCTGGATGGGAAGCATGTCAACATTCGACCCCCACCAGGAACTAGATCAACATGCTACAACTACAAGCATACATGTTCCATAGTGCTAATGGCTCTGGTGGACAGCAGTTACAGGTTCCTGTACGTAGATGTTGGTTCCAATGGGCGGATTTCAGATGGCGGAGTGTTTGGGGGATGGACACTGCAGGATGCTCTGGAGAATAGGACATCTAACATCCCTGCCCCTGCACCACTTCCTGCTTCTGACACGCCTGCTCCTTTTTGCATTGTGGCAGATGAGGCGTTTCCCTTGAAGGAGTACCTCATGAAGCCATATCTAAACCGTAAACTATCTGTCGAGCAGCGCATCTTCAACTACAGACTGTCACGAGCTCGGAGGGTGGTAGAAAATGCCTTTGGCATCTTATCCAACCGTTTTCGTGTCTTTCAAACCACCATTAACATTCAAGACACTGCCAAAGTGGAGGACATCACTTTGGCTTGTTGTGCTCTGCACAACTTCCTGCAGACCGAGAGCTGTGACTTGTACATGACGGGAATCGTTGACCAGGAAGGAGCGGATCACGACACTATCCCGGGAAGTTGGAGACAAGAACCTGAACTACGACAAGCCTCCCTGCCACACACAACCAATGCAACAACACGGGCCAAGCAGCACAGGGATGAACTATGCCGCTACTTCAACTCTGACCCTGGTGCTGTGCCTTTTCAGTGGGgcaaaatataa